Proteins from a single region of Crassaminicella profunda:
- a CDS encoding YdcF family protein, whose product MKRKGRLYIISMVIGILGILDTWILSLYSNMNVGIVLPGIFGFALIFYSSIKIKYPEYEFIKNRKIRKIIKGMGLVGMIFFIFVEMMVIYHGTSEFYGEVDYVVVLGAAIDKQARPRLSLQKRLNTSLKYLEVNPDAKVIMSGGQGPDEPISEADAMKKYVIERGAKENNILIERGSTSTYENFKYTKDLIGNEFLDKKTSILIITNDFHMMRAKKIANSLGFKVYGLSSRTPTSTIINNYIREFFACVKSWIFDI is encoded by the coding sequence ATGAAAAGAAAAGGAAGATTATATATTATATCAATGGTGATAGGTATATTAGGAATTTTGGATACTTGGATTCTTAGCTTATATTCTAATATGAATGTAGGAATTGTTTTGCCAGGAATTTTTGGTTTTGCTCTTATATTTTATTCTAGTATTAAAATAAAGTATCCAGAATATGAATTTATAAAAAATAGAAAGATACGAAAAATAATAAAGGGAATGGGCCTAGTGGGAATGATATTTTTTATATTTGTTGAAATGATGGTTATATATCATGGAACAAGTGAATTTTATGGGGAGGTAGATTATGTAGTAGTTTTAGGAGCGGCAATAGATAAACAAGCTAGACCTAGACTATCATTACAGAAAAGGCTTAATACGAGTCTGAAATATTTAGAAGTAAATCCTGATGCAAAGGTGATTATGTCAGGGGGACAAGGTCCTGATGAGCCTATATCAGAGGCGGATGCTATGAAGAAGTATGTGATAGAGCGGGGTGCAAAAGAAAATAATATTTTAATTGAAAGGGGTTCAACTAGTACATACGAAAACTTTAAGTATACGAAGGATTTAATAGGGAATGAGTTTCTAGACAAAAAGACATCTATATTGATAATTACAAATGATTTTCATATGATGAGAGCGAAGAAAATTGCAAATAGTTTGGGATTTAAAGTATATGGATTGTCTAGTAGAACTCCTACTTCTACAATTATAAATAATTATATTCGTGAATTTTTTGCTTGTGTTAAATCGTGGATTTTTGATATTTGA
- a CDS encoding tyrosine-type recombinase/integrase, which translates to MSKENKTNKGKIIHILRHLFATHLLEGGTELRYIQELLGHKSSKTTEIYTHVSKKNLSKIESPLDLWGGIL; encoded by the coding sequence ATTTCTAAAGAAAATAAGACGAATAAAGGGAAGATTATTCATATACTAAGGCATTTATTTGCTACACATTTACTAGAAGGAGGGACAGAACTGAGATATATACAGGAATTATTAGGACATAAAAGTTCAAAGACTACTGAAATTTATACGCATGTAAGCAAGAAAAATTTAAGTAAGATAGAAAGTCCATTAGATTTGTGGGGGGGGATTTTATGA
- the leuB gene encoding 3-isopropylmalate dehydrogenase — translation MNYNIAVIPGDGIGPEVVRETTLVLEKIGELYGHNFNFTEVLAGGCAIDAHGEPLPEETLKVCKDSDAVLLGAVGGDKWDNLPGNKRPEQALLGLRKSLGLYANLRPAILFEQLKDACPLKPEIIGDGLDICVVRELTGGIYFGERGQKDTPMGKAGYDVEIYSEEEVRRIAKDAFEIAMKRDKKVTSVDKANILESSRLWRGVVEEVAKDYPEVTLNHMYVDNASMQLVRDPKQFDVIVTTNMFGDILSDEASMITGSIGMLPSASLGGNIGMYEPVHGSAPDIAGKDLANPIATILSVAMMLRYSFNLGKEADTIEEAVKKVLDENYRTGDIASEGAKVVGTKEMGRLVREALK, via the coding sequence ATGAATTACAATATAGCAGTTATTCCTGGAGATGGGATCGGTCCTGAGGTAGTAAGGGAAACTACTTTAGTACTTGAAAAAATAGGTGAACTTTATGGACATAATTTTAACTTTACTGAAGTTTTAGCAGGAGGATGTGCTATTGATGCACATGGGGAGCCCCTTCCAGAAGAAACGCTAAAGGTTTGTAAAGATAGTGATGCAGTACTTTTAGGTGCTGTAGGGGGAGATAAGTGGGACAATCTTCCTGGGAATAAAAGACCTGAACAAGCATTACTAGGACTTAGAAAATCATTAGGACTTTATGCAAATCTTCGTCCAGCAATCCTTTTTGAGCAATTAAAGGATGCTTGTCCTCTAAAGCCTGAAATCATAGGAGATGGACTTGATATTTGTGTAGTTCGTGAGCTGACAGGTGGAATCTATTTTGGAGAAAGAGGACAAAAGGATACACCAATGGGAAAAGCAGGCTATGATGTGGAAATATACAGTGAAGAAGAAGTAAGAAGAATTGCAAAGGATGCCTTTGAAATTGCAATGAAGAGAGACAAAAAGGTAACAAGTGTAGATAAAGCAAATATCCTAGAAAGCTCTAGACTTTGGAGAGGGGTTGTTGAAGAGGTAGCAAAAGACTATCCTGAAGTAACCCTAAATCATATGTATGTAGATAACGCATCCATGCAGCTTGTAAGAGATCCAAAGCAATTTGATGTAATCGTTACTACAAATATGTTTGGAGATATTTTATCGGATGAAGCAAGTATGATTACAGGTTCTATCGGAATGTTACCATCTGCAAGTCTTGGAGGAAACATAGGTATGTATGAGCCAGTTCATGGTTCAGCACCAGATATTGCAGGAAAAGATTTGGCAAATCCTATTGCGACGATTCTTTCAGTTGCCATGATGCTTCGTTATTCTTTCAATTTAGGAAAAGAAGCAGATACTATCGAAGAAGCTGTTAAAAAAGTACTAGATGAAAATTATCGAACAGGTGATATTGCTAGTGAAGGTGCAAAAGTAGTTGGTACAAAGGAAATGGGAAGATTAGTTAGAGAAGCATTAAAATAA
- the leuD gene encoding 3-isopropylmalate dehydratase small subunit yields MKKRGKVFKYGDNVDTDVIIPARYLNTSEPSELAKYCMEDIDATFAENVKTDDIIVANKNFGCGSSREHAPIAIKASGVSCVIAATFARIFYRNAFNIGLPILECEEAVKGIDKDDEVEIDFETGVIVNITKNETYHAEPFPPFIQEIIAKDGLVNYVNEKLG; encoded by the coding sequence ATGAAAAAAAGAGGAAAAGTCTTTAAATACGGAGACAATGTAGATACAGATGTTATTATCCCAGCAAGATATTTAAATACATCAGAGCCAAGTGAGCTTGCAAAGTATTGTATGGAAGATATTGATGCAACTTTTGCAGAAAATGTAAAAACGGATGATATTATTGTAGCCAATAAAAACTTCGGCTGCGGTTCTTCTAGAGAGCATGCACCTATCGCTATTAAAGCTAGTGGTGTATCTTGTGTCATTGCAGCAACATTCGCAAGAATCTTTTATCGTAATGCTTTCAATATAGGTCTTCCAATCCTTGAGTGTGAAGAAGCTGTAAAAGGAATTGATAAAGATGATGAAGTAGAAATTGATTTTGAAACAGGTGTCATTGTGAATATAACAAAGAATGAGACTTATCATGCAGAACCTTTCCCACCATTTATCCAAGAGATTATAGCAAAAGATGGGCTTGTGAACTATGTAAATGAGAAATTAGGGTAA
- the leuC gene encoding 3-isopropylmalate dehydratase large subunit: MGMTMTQKILAAHAGLEEVRPGQFIEANLDIVLGNDITTPVAVKEFRKMGAKEVFDKNKVVIVPDHFTPNKDIKAAEQCKMIREFAYEKEIENYFEIGEMGIEHALLPEKGLVVAGDVVIGADSHTCTYGALGAFSTGIGSTDMAAGMARGKCWFKVPNALKFELKGKPQKWVSGKDVILHIIGMIGVDGALYKSMEFMGEGLKHLSMDDRLSMANMAIEAGGKNGIFMVDEKTIEYIKEHSKKEYTVYAPDEDAEYDEVYEIDLSKIRPTVAFPHLPDNTRTIDEVGDVKIDQVVIGSCTNGRIEDLRVTAEILKGRKVAKGIRTIIFPGTQKIYLQAIKEGLAEIFVEAGAAFSTPTCGPCLGGHMGILAKGERAVATTNRNFVGRMGHPESEVYLSSPAVAAASAVVGKIANPEDLDV, translated from the coding sequence ATGGGAATGACCATGACGCAAAAAATATTAGCAGCACATGCAGGACTTGAAGAAGTAAGACCAGGACAATTTATTGAAGCTAATTTAGATATAGTACTTGGAAATGATATTACAACACCTGTTGCTGTAAAAGAATTTAGAAAAATGGGAGCAAAGGAAGTTTTTGATAAAAACAAGGTAGTCATTGTACCAGATCACTTTACACCTAATAAGGATATCAAAGCAGCAGAACAGTGTAAAATGATTCGTGAATTTGCTTATGAAAAGGAAATCGAAAATTATTTTGAAATAGGAGAGATGGGAATTGAGCATGCACTACTACCTGAAAAGGGATTAGTTGTAGCAGGGGATGTAGTTATAGGTGCTGATTCACATACTTGTACTTATGGTGCATTAGGTGCATTTTCAACAGGAATAGGAAGTACAGATATGGCAGCTGGAATGGCAAGAGGAAAATGTTGGTTTAAAGTGCCTAATGCTCTAAAGTTTGAATTAAAAGGAAAGCCTCAAAAATGGGTAAGTGGAAAAGATGTGATTCTTCATATTATCGGTATGATCGGTGTAGACGGAGCCCTTTATAAATCTATGGAGTTTATGGGAGAAGGATTAAAACATTTATCTATGGATGATCGTTTATCTATGGCAAATATGGCAATAGAAGCAGGCGGAAAAAATGGAATTTTCATGGTAGATGAAAAGACTATTGAATATATCAAGGAGCATAGTAAAAAAGAATATACAGTTTATGCACCTGATGAGGACGCAGAATATGACGAAGTTTATGAAATAGATTTAAGTAAAATTAGACCAACAGTAGCATTTCCACATTTACCAGATAATACGAGAACGATTGATGAAGTAGGAGATGTAAAGATTGATCAGGTAGTAATCGGTTCTTGTACAAATGGTAGAATAGAAGATTTAAGAGTAACAGCTGAAATTCTAAAAGGTAGAAAGGTTGCGAAAGGGATTAGAACCATTATATTCCCAGGAACACAAAAGATTTATTTACAAGCTATAAAGGAAGGTTTAGCTGAAATTTTCGTAGAAGCAGGAGCTGCTTTTAGTACACCTACCTGTGGACCATGTCTTGGAGGACATATGGGAATCCTTGCAAAGGGTGAGAGAGCAGTAGCTACAACAAACCGTAACTTCGTAGGAAGAATGGGACATCCTGAATCAGAAGTTTATCTATCAAGTCCAGCAGTAGCGGCAGCTTCAGCAGTAGTAGGAAAGATTGCAAATCCTGAAGACTTAGATGTTTAA
- the cimA gene encoding citramalate synthase, producing the protein MANKVKIFDSTLRDGAQGGGVSFSVEDKIKIVKALDDLGISYIEAGNPGSNFKDLEFFKKVTEIDLKNSKLVAFGSTRRKGVKVSEDENVKSLLTANTEVVAIFGKSWDFHVTEIIKTSLEENLKMIKETIQFFKSEEKEVVFDAEHFFDGYKENPSYAFEVLRAAVDGGADSLVLCDTNGGTFPNEIYEVTKKVVETFPVEVGIHCHNDCGMAVANSVMAVEAGAVQIQGTFIGIGERCGNANLSTLIPNIQMKNGLYCIPNENLEKLTTSARYVAEITNIQLDSSMPYVGNSAFAHKGGMHIDGVNKASHSFEHMNPEFVGNRRRFLMSEVSGKTTILPLIQKIDKNMTKSSPKTQEIMDKLKRLEHKGYQFEGAESAFELIIRKHLGKYKPFFELKYYKVIEEEPANNRECSSSALIKVMVDGKEEMTATEGNGPVNALDKALRKALEVFYPNLKEVHLSDYKVRVLNAEDATAAKVRVLIESTDGKEVWSMVGVSTNIIEASMIALIDSIEYKLIKDLEKEEE; encoded by the coding sequence ATGGCGAATAAAGTAAAAATATTTGATTCCACCTTAAGGGATGGAGCTCAAGGTGGGGGCGTTTCCTTTTCTGTTGAAGATAAGATAAAAATAGTAAAAGCGTTGGATGATTTAGGGATAAGCTATATTGAAGCAGGAAACCCTGGGTCTAACTTTAAAGATTTAGAATTTTTTAAAAAGGTAACAGAAATAGATTTGAAAAATTCAAAACTAGTAGCTTTTGGAAGTACTAGAAGAAAAGGAGTAAAAGTTTCAGAGGATGAAAATGTAAAATCCCTCCTTACAGCCAATACAGAAGTAGTAGCCATATTCGGAAAATCATGGGACTTTCATGTGACAGAGATTATTAAAACTTCTCTAGAAGAAAATTTAAAAATGATCAAAGAAACCATACAATTTTTTAAAAGTGAAGAAAAAGAAGTTGTCTTTGATGCAGAGCACTTCTTTGACGGATATAAAGAAAACCCATCCTATGCTTTTGAAGTATTAAGAGCAGCAGTGGATGGAGGCGCAGATAGTTTAGTATTATGTGATACTAATGGAGGCACTTTTCCAAATGAAATATATGAAGTGACAAAAAAAGTGGTAGAAACTTTTCCTGTAGAAGTAGGAATCCATTGTCATAATGATTGTGGCATGGCTGTTGCAAACTCCGTTATGGCAGTAGAAGCTGGGGCTGTGCAGATCCAAGGAACCTTTATTGGTATTGGAGAGAGATGTGGCAATGCAAATCTTTCTACATTGATTCCAAATATACAAATGAAGAATGGGCTTTATTGCATACCTAATGAAAATTTGGAGAAACTTACAACGAGTGCAAGATATGTTGCCGAAATAACCAATATTCAGCTAGATAGCAGTATGCCTTATGTGGGGAATAGTGCTTTTGCCCATAAGGGTGGTATGCATATTGATGGAGTAAACAAAGCTTCCCATTCTTTTGAGCACATGAATCCGGAATTTGTGGGGAATAGAAGAAGATTTTTAATGTCAGAGGTTTCAGGAAAAACTACTATTCTTCCATTAATTCAAAAGATAGATAAAAATATGACTAAAAGTTCACCAAAAACGCAAGAAATTATGGATAAGCTTAAAAGACTTGAACATAAGGGGTATCAATTTGAGGGAGCAGAAAGTGCGTTTGAGTTAATTATCAGAAAGCATTTAGGAAAATATAAACCCTTCTTTGAATTAAAATATTACAAAGTGATTGAGGAAGAACCTGCTAATAATAGAGAATGTAGTTCTTCAGCTCTGATTAAAGTAATGGTAGATGGAAAAGAAGAAATGACTGCTACAGAAGGAAACGGGCCTGTAAATGCATTAGACAAAGCCTTAAGAAAGGCGCTAGAAGTATTTTATCCAAATTTAAAAGAGGTACATTTATCAGATTATAAGGTAAGAGTATTAAATGCTGAAGATGCAACAGCAGCAAAGGTAAGAGTACTCATTGAATCTACTGATGGAAAAGAAGTGTGGAGTATGGTAGGGGTATCCACTAATATTATTGAAGCAAGTATGATTGCACTAATAGATTCTATTGAATATAAGCTTATAAAAGATTTAGAAAAAGAGGAGGAATAG
- the ilvB gene encoding biosynthetic-type acetolactate synthase large subunit — protein sequence MKLTGAEIVLECLKEQDVDKIFGYPGGAVIPLYDALYDKMDHFDHILTAHEQGASHGADGYARSTGKVGVCFATSGPGATNTVTGIATAYMDSVPLVVITGQVPANLLGKDSFQEVDITGITLPITKHNYFVKDVEKLADVIRDAFKIAESGRPGPVLIDIPKNVFLEKTTYVKKEVLKENKRACTSSNKEIIKAADLINQSSKPVIYAGGGIVLSEAANELYEFATKGNIPVVNTLMGLGSFPRDHDLSLGLVGMHGMRDANLAVCGSDLIIAIGARFSDRVIGIAEEFGPKAKVIHIDIDASEIGKNKDVDLWILGDVKRVLADLTDMLSTKDRKEWLEKIEDFKVNKEKTGFHAENILACAHKVLGDETIVTTEVGQHQMWTAQHFPFKNPRTFISSGGLGTMGYGLGAAIGAQVGNPDKRVLHIAGDGSFRMNCNELATVAKYKLPMITLLFNNQTLGMVRQWQKMFCHKRYAETDITQEVDYMKLVEAYGLRGEKVDNLLDLEDALRRAIQSGKGTVIECLLSKDDCVFPMVPPGAPIHNIILE from the coding sequence ATGAAACTTACTGGGGCAGAAATAGTACTAGAATGTTTAAAGGAACAAGATGTAGACAAAATATTTGGATATCCAGGAGGTGCTGTGATTCCTTTATATGATGCGTTATATGACAAAATGGATCATTTTGATCATATTCTTACGGCTCATGAACAAGGAGCAAGTCATGGAGCTGATGGATATGCAAGAAGCACAGGCAAGGTAGGTGTTTGCTTTGCAACATCAGGCCCTGGAGCTACAAATACAGTAACAGGTATTGCAACAGCATATATGGATAGCGTGCCACTAGTAGTGATCACAGGGCAAGTGCCTGCCAACCTTTTAGGAAAAGATTCATTTCAAGAAGTAGACATTACTGGGATTACCCTACCTATTACGAAACATAATTATTTTGTAAAAGATGTTGAAAAATTAGCAGATGTAATCAGGGATGCTTTTAAAATTGCTGAGAGTGGTAGACCAGGACCAGTGCTGATTGATATTCCTAAAAATGTATTTTTAGAAAAAACTACTTATGTGAAAAAAGAAGTACTTAAAGAAAACAAAAGAGCGTGTACTTCTTCAAATAAAGAGATTATAAAGGCTGCTGATCTCATTAATCAATCATCAAAACCTGTTATTTATGCAGGAGGAGGAATTGTTTTATCGGAAGCTGCTAACGAACTTTATGAATTTGCCACAAAGGGAAATATTCCTGTTGTGAATACTTTAATGGGACTTGGAAGCTTTCCAAGAGATCATGATCTTTCCTTAGGTCTTGTAGGAATGCATGGTATGAGAGATGCAAACTTAGCTGTTTGTGGTAGTGATCTGATTATTGCAATTGGTGCTAGATTTAGTGATCGTGTCATTGGCATTGCTGAAGAATTTGGACCAAAGGCTAAGGTGATTCATATAGATATTGATGCATCAGAAATAGGAAAAAATAAGGATGTTGATTTGTGGATTTTAGGAGATGTAAAAAGGGTCTTAGCTGATCTTACAGATATGCTTAGTACTAAAGATCGAAAAGAATGGCTTGAGAAAATTGAAGATTTTAAAGTAAATAAAGAAAAAACAGGATTTCATGCTGAGAACATTCTAGCTTGTGCTCATAAGGTTTTGGGAGATGAAACCATTGTCACTACAGAAGTAGGTCAGCATCAAATGTGGACAGCACAACATTTTCCCTTTAAAAATCCTAGAACCTTTATCTCCTCTGGAGGACTTGGTACAATGGGGTATGGATTAGGAGCAGCTATTGGAGCGCAAGTAGGCAATCCTGATAAACGGGTTCTTCATATAGCAGGAGATGGAAGTTTTAGAATGAATTGCAATGAACTAGCTACTGTAGCAAAGTATAAACTACCTATGATTACATTGCTTTTTAACAATCAAACCCTTGGAATGGTTCGGCAATGGCAGAAAATGTTTTGTCATAAGCGGTATGCTGAAACGGATATCACTCAAGAAGTAGATTATATGAAATTGGTAGAAGCATATGGATTAAGAGGAGAAAAGGTGGATAATCTATTGGATCTTGAGGATGCTTTAAGACGAGCTATACAATCAGGAAAAGGCACAGTGATTGAATGTCTATTATCAAAGGATGATTGTGTATTTCCTATGGTTCCTCCAGGAGCACCAATTCATAATATTATTTTAGAATAA
- the ilvC gene encoding ketol-acid reductoisomerase, translating to MAKMYYEKDAALELFEGKKIAVIGYGSQGHAHALNLKESGVEVVVGLYKGSKSWEKVKASGLEVMTVAEAVKASNVVMMLVPDERQAKLYNEEVKPYLNEGDALAFAHGFNIHFNQIVPPTNVDVFMVAPKGPGHLVRRVYTEGGGVPALFAVYQDYTGKCREVALAYAKGIGSARAGVLETSFKEETETDLFGEQAVLCGGATELIKAGFDTLVEAGYQPEIAYFECLHELKLIVDLLYEGGFENMRYSVSDTAEYGDYMIGRRIVNEETRKEMKKVLKEIQTGNFAKDWITENMANRPVFTAMKQEELRHPIVEVGKKLRAMMSWLKK from the coding sequence ATGGCAAAAATGTATTATGAAAAGGACGCAGCATTAGAATTATTTGAAGGAAAAAAGATAGCAGTAATAGGATATGGAAGTCAAGGTCATGCTCATGCACTAAATTTAAAAGAGAGTGGTGTAGAAGTAGTAGTTGGTCTTTACAAGGGAAGCAAATCATGGGAAAAGGTAAAGGCAAGTGGTCTTGAAGTAATGACAGTTGCTGAGGCTGTAAAGGCTAGTAATGTAGTGATGATGCTTGTACCTGATGAAAGACAAGCAAAGCTTTATAACGAAGAAGTGAAACCTTATTTGAATGAAGGAGACGCATTAGCATTTGCTCATGGATTCAATATACACTTTAATCAAATTGTACCCCCTACTAATGTAGATGTTTTCATGGTTGCACCAAAAGGACCTGGACATTTAGTAAGAAGAGTATATACAGAAGGTGGTGGAGTTCCAGCATTATTTGCAGTATATCAAGACTATACAGGAAAGTGTCGTGAGGTTGCCTTAGCTTATGCAAAAGGAATTGGTTCAGCAAGAGCAGGAGTTTTAGAAACTAGCTTTAAAGAAGAAACAGAAACAGATTTATTTGGAGAACAAGCAGTACTTTGTGGAGGAGCTACAGAGCTTATCAAGGCAGGTTTTGATACATTAGTAGAAGCTGGATATCAACCAGAGATTGCATATTTTGAGTGTCTTCACGAATTAAAATTAATCGTTGATTTACTATATGAAGGTGGATTTGAAAATATGCGCTATAGCGTTAGTGATACAGCAGAGTATGGCGATTACATGATTGGTAGAAGAATTGTGAATGAAGAAACAAGAAAAGAAATGAAAAAGGTATTAAAAGAAATCCAAACAGGAAACTTTGCAAAGGATTGGATTACAGAGAATATGGCAAACAGACCAGTATTTACTGCAATGAAACAAGAAGAATTAAGACATCCAATTGTAGAGGTTGGAAAAAAATTAAGAGCAATGATGTCTTGGTTAAAAAAATAA
- the ilvN gene encoding acetolactate synthase small subunit — protein MNRILFAEVNNQPEVLMRIIGLLRRRAFHMKSISMVETENKALAHLMITTKEEPESIERAMLLIEKIVDVYKVKTMDENMKKEANLYKVM, from the coding sequence ATGAATAGGATTTTGTTTGCAGAGGTAAATAATCAACCAGAGGTGTTGATGCGTATTATTGGTCTTTTGAGAAGAAGAGCATTTCACATGAAAAGCATTAGTATGGTAGAAACAGAAAATAAAGCATTGGCACATTTGATGATTACAACAAAAGAAGAACCTGAAAGCATTGAAAGAGCCATGCTTTTAATAGAAAAAATTGTTGATGTCTATAAAGTAAAGACAATGGATGAAAATATGAAAAAAGAAGCAAACTTATACAAGGTAATGTAA
- a CDS encoding DUF3298 and DUF4163 domain-containing protein translates to MKKIVYKAVGIMLILSLCISTAACSLIEEKGVKAAEQTIKNQPIEITAKEIKVDEEYIKGDIKIPVISKLSNKDVEERINELFENDITEFMEFNIQSAKNAYDKNKEEHEKENITSDYEVAYKNENLISIIIKQKVNEEKPYTHPTEDYYNIDLNTGKQIAFDRLFNKDEDYNELLIDYIKKEYNKKEKDLYMCLSNTKDVFYYLRDQKIIISFNPYDAEEDHFEIPFSVFKNGVNTHVQLKPYAVKVHTKKIKENKEYFEADVKIPVLSGLKDEKIQEKINQMFKKEALDFKDEIEKWAKEGAEDAKKYDYEMRPYSVYVDFEEKKNEQDLLSIYITYYEYTGGAHGMHNDITYNIDLKTGKLIELKDLFKENYDYEKVINEKIKEQIDRINKPSGENSSEDDYIYYQGFEGIRKDHSFYLKDNKLGIYFGLYEIAPYAAGIPTFEIPLSTFENGLKEDFEGCY, encoded by the coding sequence ATGAAAAAAATAGTTTATAAGGCAGTAGGGATCATGCTTATCCTAAGCTTGTGTATTTCTACAGCAGCATGTTCTCTAATAGAGGAAAAAGGTGTAAAAGCAGCAGAACAAACTATAAAAAATCAACCTATAGAAATAACAGCAAAAGAAATAAAGGTAGATGAAGAGTATATAAAAGGAGATATAAAGATTCCTGTTATTTCAAAGCTTTCTAATAAAGATGTAGAAGAGAGAATCAATGAGCTATTTGAAAATGATATAACAGAGTTTATGGAATTCAATATTCAAAGTGCTAAGAATGCATATGATAAAAATAAAGAGGAGCATGAAAAAGAGAATATAACATCTGATTATGAAGTAGCATACAAAAATGAAAATTTGATCAGTATAATCATCAAGCAAAAGGTCAATGAAGAAAAACCCTATACACATCCAACAGAAGATTACTACAATATTGATTTAAATACAGGAAAGCAGATTGCCTTTGACAGATTGTTTAACAAGGATGAAGATTACAACGAGCTCCTTATAGATTACATAAAAAAAGAATATAATAAAAAAGAGAAAGATCTTTATATGTGTCTATCTAATACAAAAGATGTATTCTATTATTTGAGGGATCAAAAAATAATTATATCTTTTAATCCATATGATGCAGAGGAGGATCATTTTGAAATACCATTTTCTGTTTTTAAAAATGGAGTAAATACACATGTACAGCTAAAACCCTATGCAGTAAAGGTACATACAAAGAAAATAAAAGAAAATAAAGAATACTTTGAAGCAGATGTAAAAATTCCTGTACTTTCAGGATTAAAAGATGAGAAGATACAAGAAAAAATCAATCAAATGTTTAAAAAAGAAGCATTAGATTTTAAAGATGAAATAGAAAAGTGGGCAAAGGAAGGTGCAGAGGATGCTAAAAAATATGATTATGAGATGAGACCTTATAGCGTATATGTAGATTTTGAAGAAAAGAAAAATGAACAAGATTTACTAAGTATCTATATTACCTATTATGAATATACAGGTGGTGCCCATGGTATGCATAATGATATTACTTATAATATTGATTTAAAAACAGGAAAGCTCATAGAGTTAAAAGACTTATTTAAAGAAAATTATGATTATGAAAAAGTTATCAATGAAAAAATAAAGGAACAAATCGATAGAATCAATAAACCATCAGGAGAAAATTCTTCAGAAGATGATTATATATATTATCAAGGCTTTGAAGGAATCAGGAAAGATCATAGCTTTTATTTAAAAGATAATAAATTAGGGATTTATTTTGGACTTTATGAAATCGCTCCTTATGCAGCAGGAATACCAACCTTTGAAATTCCCTTATCAACATTTGAGAATGGATTAAAAGAAGATTTTGAAGGATGCTATTAA
- the tsaA gene encoding tRNA (N6-threonylcarbamoyladenosine(37)-N6)-methyltransferase TrmO, whose product MGDIIVKPIGYIASPFKRIEEIPPQSIYAREKVATIKLIEEYKEGLKDLENYSHIIVQFYFHQSKGYELLTLTPWSDEKKGVFATRSPKRPNPIGISIVKLRKIEGCHIEIEGVDMLDQTPVIDIKPYVAKLNPENME is encoded by the coding sequence ATGGGTGATATTATAGTAAAACCAATTGGATATATCGCATCTCCGTTTAAAAGGATTGAAGAAATTCCACCTCAGAGCATATATGCCAGAGAAAAAGTAGCTACCATAAAGCTTATAGAGGAGTATAAGGAAGGATTGAAGGATTTAGAAAATTATTCTCATATTATTGTACAATTTTATTTTCATCAATCAAAAGGGTATGAGTTATTGACGCTAACTCCATGGAGTGATGAAAAAAAAGGTGTTTTTGCTACGAGATCTCCAAAAAGACCGAACCCTATAGGGATAAGTATTGTAAAATTGAGAAAAATAGAGGGATGTCATATAGAAATTGAGGGTGTAGATATGTTAGATCAAACACCTGTAATAGATATTAAACCTTATGTAGCTAAGTTAAATCCTGAAAATATGGAATAA